The following nucleotide sequence is from Pseudoliparis swirei isolate HS2019 ecotype Mariana Trench chromosome 7, NWPU_hadal_v1, whole genome shotgun sequence.
agagcaatacaaaattaaataaagtccAAGAATAAAGGACttactctgtgtgtgagtagggAATGGAAGGGAAGAAAATTATCAGAAAAAACAATGATATGTGTGCTACTGGCTTTCTTTTCATGCTTTCCGACTATCTCTCACAACCATCCATCTCTTTCTTCCCTGCCCACTCAGATGGGTGGGATATGAGCAGGCCAACTGTAAGGGGGAGCAGTATGTGTTTGAGAAGGGAGAATATCCTCGCTGGGATTCCTGGACCAACAGCAGGCGTAGTGACGCCCTTATTGCATTCCGCCCGATTAAAGTGGTAAGAAAGATACCACCCATACATGGGTCGTGCCATCAGTTGCTAAGTGAATCTTCCTCTGGGTTAATGTTCGCTTCTATTTCAGGACAGCCATGAGCACAAGATTGTCTTCTACGAAAACCCCAGCTTTGCTGGGAAGAAGATAGAAATCATCGATGACGATGTCCCCAGCTTTCACGTGCACGGCTACCAGGAGAAGGTCTCCTCTGTTCAGGTTCAGAGTGGCACGTGAGTCCATCCTCCCAACACAGATGTTGTGTGGTACTGGAAATAACTTACTACAAGTGTCTTGTCATTATCTCTTCACCTATAACTGCCTCTTATCTGTTTCCCCTCTCTGTGCTCCTGGTACTGGTACTAGTTGGGTGGGCTATCAGTATCCTGGCTACAGAGGCTATCAGTACCTGTTTGAAAAGGGGGAGTATAAGGACCACGCTGAGTTCGGAGCCCAGATTCCTCAGATCCAGTCGGTTCGACGCATCAGAGACATGCAGTGGCATCAGACGGGCGCTTTTAAGCCCGTCAACTAAGCTTGTGACTCTTTCCTGTCATGAACCCTGACCATGGCCTTGCTCCCCTCCAGCATCAACCTCATTGTTGTTAATTTACACAATGCAGCATTTTGATATTCATTGCAGCTGTTGCAGGTGTTAAATTATTTGAAGCAAACTAATAAATCGTAATTGCTTAAATTTGACTTGATTCTGTGATTTACTTGAGATTCTCCCTCTACCTAAGTTCTTTGCAACCAACATCCTAAAGGGAAATAAAGTTAGGTCAGTTATgtataataatttaaatggtCTAAGGTCTATAATTTAAATGGTCTATCTGGGTGTAAAAGACACATTTCAGTGTTGTTAATTGAGGAGTTTAAAGTGCACTTGGCAACTCCGACCAGTAGATGGTGCTGCAGGGGCTAACAAATGACGTCATTTGCCGGTTTCCGGTGAAGAGAACACGCTAAAACAACATGCTACTATATCTATTTGTTTAACACTTAGCGTTATGCTGTTTGAGTGAGAACGTGTCCATGTTTTAAGTATTTTACCTGTATACTTCGTCAGCATATTATCAATTCAGATCTTGGTTCATCGGAAACGTTGGTATGAAAATGTTACTTAATAGAAATGTGACTACttaagctagttagcttagcgtaACTTGGGCAGCGAGATAAGGAAACGCCTAGCGTTAAAATATTAAGTAATTGgacttttaaattaaattgtctGACGTGTGCTTTAACTTTATGAAGTCATTTCAAATATTTAACTGATTGTGAAAGGATTTAGGGTTTATCTGTATCAACTTCATCCGAATAGGTTTGTGTTGGGGGTTTTAAACGGCGACAACGTCACATCTAACGTAACGTGAGATCACGAAGGTTTATCTCAAAGCTGGCAATTATATAAATGTTGCTCCTTGTCAAAAGTGTATTATTGCTGGACGAAAAATTCGTTTTATGAGTCTTTATGTTCAACTCTAACATTCCGAATGCCTTAAAAACTGACTAGTCCACTTATATTACTGTGGCTTGTATTTACTGACTTTTACAGGACGGTGTAACCCTTTACAACTTGAGTtgagcagtgcattgtgggattatAGTATCCACAGCAGCACTTAAAGTTAATTAATTATGCAAATTGACATTTAAGTGTACAGAATGTTGTCAATATTTACCTAAACTTATCCTGACAACTTACTGTCATAAACATTACGGTGCATACACAAGCACAGACGCAC
It contains:
- the crybb2 gene encoding beta-crystallin B2, with amino-acid sequence MATDHQNPASKQQLPVISAFKLVIYEQENFQGRCHELTGPCNNLQEAGVKKVGSILVLCGPWVGYEQANCKGEQYVFEKGEYPRWDSWTNSRRSDALIAFRPIKVDSHEHKIVFYENPSFAGKKIEIIDDDVPSFHVHGYQEKVSSVQVQSGTWVGYQYPGYRGYQYLFEKGEYKDHAEFGAQIPQIQSVRRIRDMQWHQTGAFKPVN